In Halorhabdus rudnickae, the following proteins share a genomic window:
- a CDS encoding ABC transporter substrate-binding protein has product MTSDNGTGDGSVSRRTVIGTAAGLATVGLAGCGSGDTTEAPADTPGDGDTGGGDGSGGMTEMGPTPNDTALEVLHAWTGGDGAAAIEELTSMFKEEYPDMATNFRPIGGTGNVNLDSVVARRLANRNPPAAWQAWPGQNITQYGGLLANITDVWEENGYVDSMNSMAAEQCKLNGEFRSMPIGSHRMNNLFFNVHVFEEAGVDPSSVDSPTALLDALQTIGEETDADPMTHAMSSTWPTLQLVFQNFLGMEGGYDAYMNFIEGDVDQEHLTQALELTAEMLKNHINADASTISFTEGNQQMMEGNAGCIQQGNWAYGMYRAEDSGVEYQTDWDWMAYPGTEDMYQLHIDAFTFARDTETPVKQQTWAKFVGTKDAQVAFGNLKGCIPLRTDIDTSRLTDFLALNSEHLANKEKFPPAIAHGLALPPERMDAAMTAIGNNFMGPFDVEATASALTDAVSQ; this is encoded by the coding sequence ATGACATCGGATAACGGTACTGGCGATGGTTCGGTTTCGCGTCGAACAGTGATCGGCACGGCAGCGGGGCTCGCGACGGTCGGTCTCGCAGGCTGTGGGAGCGGCGACACGACTGAGGCGCCGGCCGACACGCCTGGTGATGGGGACACCGGTGGTGGCGATGGTTCTGGTGGGATGACCGAGATGGGGCCGACACCAAACGACACTGCACTTGAAGTGTTGCACGCATGGACCGGCGGGGACGGCGCGGCGGCCATCGAAGAGTTGACGTCGATGTTCAAGGAGGAGTATCCGGATATGGCGACGAACTTCCGCCCCATCGGCGGGACGGGGAACGTCAACCTCGACTCTGTCGTCGCACGGCGGCTTGCCAACCGAAACCCGCCGGCCGCCTGGCAAGCCTGGCCCGGACAGAACATCACTCAGTACGGTGGCTTGCTGGCGAACATCACCGACGTCTGGGAAGAGAACGGCTACGTCGATTCGATGAACTCCATGGCCGCCGAGCAGTGTAAGCTCAACGGTGAATTTCGGTCGATGCCGATCGGCTCTCACCGGATGAACAACCTGTTCTTCAACGTTCACGTCTTCGAGGAGGCCGGCGTCGATCCGTCTTCGGTCGACAGCCCGACCGCGCTGCTCGATGCATTACAGACGATCGGTGAGGAAACCGACGCGGACCCGATGACTCATGCGATGTCGAGTACGTGGCCGACCCTGCAACTCGTCTTCCAGAACTTCCTCGGCATGGAGGGCGGCTACGACGCCTATATGAACTTCATCGAGGGCGACGTCGATCAGGAACATCTCACGCAGGCCCTCGAGCTCACGGCGGAGATGCTGAAGAACCATATCAATGCGGACGCCTCGACGATCAGCTTCACCGAGGGCAACCAGCAGATGATGGAGGGTAACGCGGGCTGTATTCAGCAGGGCAACTGGGCCTACGGCATGTACCGCGCCGAGGACAGCGGTGTCGAGTACCAGACCGACTGGGACTGGATGGCCTACCCCGGCACGGAGGACATGTACCAGCTCCACATCGACGCGTTCACGTTCGCGCGTGACACTGAGACGCCCGTCAAACAGCAGACCTGGGCGAAGTTCGTCGGTACGAAAGACGCCCAAGTCGCGTTCGGTAATCTGAAAGGCTGCATCCCGCTCCGGACTGACATCGACACGAGTCGGCTGACGGACTTCCTCGCGTTGAACTCCGAACACTTGGCCAACAAAGAGAAGTTCCCGCCGGCGATCGCCCACGGGCTCGCGCTGCCGCCCGAACGGATGGACGCGGCGATGACTGCAATCGGGAACAACTTCATGGGCCCATTCGATGTCGAAGCGACCGCGTCCGCGCTCACTGACGCGGTTTCACAGTAA